A segment of the Thermoplasma sp. Kam2015 genome:
GGTACGGTCATATTGTCATCCAGTGGGTATCGTGAGGCGGCTTCGACGATCGATCCTATTGCGGCATATCCTATTCCGATATAGCCAAGCACGAAGAATCCAAATGATGCGGAAACGACAAACAATGAAAGGGTTCCAGCAACGCTTTTCTTTCTATTAATGGCAAGCTTAGGGCTTTTAACGTTAACACCGATTATGGTTGCAACCGAATCGCCCACGGATATTATGAACACTATTAGCATTATCAGATACAGGCCATCGTGCATGCTATAGGCCAACATGATGCCTGAGGCGAACCACATTGAACCTATACCCAGCTTTGTATGACTTCTTTCCAGATCCTGGAGAAACCTCCCTACCATAAGATCTGGTCGAGCGGAGAAGAAATTACCGATGACGTATAGAATTAAGGAACCGAACGTGACCAGTATCCTGGACAGATCCACACCATAAAAATACAGAAGGCCTATGATGACCGCACCTGCTAGTATCTGAACGTAGTCACGCCTCATCTCCTTGATCCTATCCAAACCCCTGGTGGTGTCGTTCGTCTTGATAAAATTTCTCTCTCTTGAATCAAATACCATAACCACTATCATACCGGTGCTTATTGCCGCGTCAATGGCTCTCCACTGGCTTCCATCCCCAAAGAAAATATAAGACAGAAGCGTAGAGGCGAAGAGAAACATGAATGGATAATAAAATTTCTTTGTGTACAGATATGTTCCAGTTATAATGGAAAATACGTATATTGGTACGGCCACGTATCCGTTGAAGACAAGAACCAGCACGGGGACAACTGTGAGTGAAACGGCGTACTTCACTCTGAAATCATTTGGATCAATAAGAAGAGATATCGCGGCTGCAATGATTCCCACTGCAACCTCAATATATCCGGCAAGCATGAACACACCCAGCCAGGCCGTTTCTACTCGATAGCACCCAGCTGATAATTGATCCGCTGGCGATATTTAAATGTTGTTTATATATTGGTAGAGATTGAAACGGCAAACGCCGAAGAACGTCCTTGGTGTAGATTTCAATTAAAGTAGCTGTTTGGCAAAATATAGCTGAATAGAAGCCTGATCCATCCTCAGGGAGTGTACTACGGATCCCAGATTCTATGGATTATATTTTGAATTCAGTCTGGTGGGTGCAGATTTTATATCCATGTTCACGGATCTGAACTCTGAATCACTGTTTGATCGATAGGAACAGCATGATGAACGATGCTAGGCCCACCCCATTTACCGCTATCAGCGGAACAGCTATTCTGTACCCAGCAAAGTGTGAGAAATCATAATAGAAGTATGCTGAGAGTATGGATTGCATCAAAAAAAGCGATGAGAACGCGATCATGGGCGCTACGAATTTGCCACCAGCCCTTCTCATCACACCTATATAAAAATACAGTATTATGACTAAAAAAACGGCTTCCACAAGCACGATCATTATATTTGTAAGCCAGAATATTCCCATTACATATCACCATATATTAAAAAATATAAAAAATTAATGATTTCATAGATCTGACAGCGGTTTCGGTGAACCTCCCAGTACGTTGAAGACTTCGTTGACAATCTGGTACTGGAACTGGCCAGTCTTCACGTTGAATCCCATGTTCTGATAGACTATCTGATATGACACGTTTATGTAATCAAAGGTGGAGTTCTTCTGCACGACGAACTGTACTGTCGCGTTTACATATGCCATATCGCCCTTCAATGTGATCACTGGCGGTTCCTCTGAATAGAACCATACCGCGATCCAGGCGGTGAAGAATTTATTCCATGTGGCATTGATTTCGCTGTAGCCGGTATATGTTCCGTTCAATGTACTGTTGACCCAGTGCAGAACAGCGTTAGGTGCGTACTGTTCCATGACTAGAGTCAGGTTCTCTATGGCTATATTGTTCCAGTGGCTGAAGGCCAGAGCCTCCACCTGGTTGTATTCATCGGTCTTCTGATTGGTTGAGATGTAGCCAGCACCAACTATGTGCCAGACCTCGTGTGTTATCAAGTATGTTCCGGATACACGATAGTATGTGATCGAATAGCTTATGTTCAAGTATTCAACCGTATTGTTTGCCGTCGTTGGCGTCAATATGAACTGATTCTCCGACGTCACCGTAGCAGTCCTGCCCATGACGCTGACTGATGGCGGCGATATGGTGTAGAACCAGACGGCTGACCATAGGTTGAAAAATCTGTCCCAGGTGGATATTATGCTTGATACACCGCTGTAGGTTCCGGTGAGCGAGCCGCCGATCCAGTCAAGGGTGGCATTCGATGCGTATTCAGGAGACAGCAGGCTGCTGTTCTCTATAGCTATATAATCCCAATGTTCGAAGGCTGAGGCTTCAACCTCCTGCGCCAGAACCTGCTGCGGGATATGGGCTATAACACCGGTGCCTGTT
Coding sequences within it:
- a CDS encoding diacylglycerol/polyprenol kinase family protein; its protein translation is MLAGYIEVAVGIIAAAISLLIDPNDFRVKYAVSLTVVPVLVLVFNGYVAVPIYVFSIITGTYLYTKKFYYPFMFLFASTLLSYIFFGDGSQWRAIDAAISTGMIVVMVFDSRERNFIKTNDTTRGLDRIKEMRRDYVQILAGAVIIGLLYFYGVDLSRILVTFGSLILYVIGNFFSARPDLMVGRFLQDLERSHTKLGIGSMWFASGIMLAYSMHDGLYLIMLIVFIISVGDSVATIIGVNVKSPKLAINRKKSVAGTLSLFVVSASFGFFVLGYIGIGYAAIGSIVEAASRYPLDDNMTVPFAISLVASAIKMI